The following are from one region of the Veillonella nakazawae genome:
- a CDS encoding PhoH family protein encodes MSEQVFTFPTYDLAQSILGQHNRYLHMMLEVISADVVARGDTVVIKGDEKQVEALYRTLEELVFLYREGSTITESQVRIAAKLVANGKADAVHTMFEDTLSVNMRGKNITPKTEGQKYYVDSIRKNTITFGIGPAGTGKTFLAVALAAFYLKNRNVDKIILTRPAVEAGERLGFLPGELQDKVDPYLRPLYDALHEMFGIEQVQRFMERGTIEVAPLAYMRGRTLENAFVILDEAQNTTAEQMKMFLTRLGNNSKMVVNGDKTQIDLPPRVVSGLGEAEKVLRHVPGINMVYFSDQDVVRHDLVGRIVKAYDQYHERKLAGETAETNAASKDHVAKG; translated from the coding sequence ATGAGCGAACAAGTTTTTACATTTCCTACATATGACCTAGCACAATCCATACTAGGTCAACATAATCGATATCTGCATATGATGCTTGAAGTCATCTCTGCAGATGTAGTGGCACGCGGTGATACTGTGGTTATCAAGGGCGATGAAAAACAAGTAGAGGCCTTGTATCGTACGTTAGAAGAACTTGTGTTCTTATACCGTGAAGGCAGTACCATCACTGAGTCTCAAGTTCGTATTGCGGCCAAACTCGTTGCTAATGGCAAAGCTGATGCTGTACATACTATGTTTGAAGATACCTTATCCGTTAACATGCGGGGTAAAAATATTACGCCTAAAACAGAAGGTCAAAAATACTATGTAGATAGCATTCGTAAAAATACCATTACCTTTGGCATTGGCCCCGCTGGTACAGGTAAAACATTCCTAGCCGTAGCGTTAGCCGCATTCTATTTAAAAAACCGCAACGTAGATAAAATCATTTTGACTCGTCCTGCTGTAGAGGCTGGTGAACGATTAGGCTTCCTACCTGGTGAATTACAAGACAAGGTAGATCCTTATTTGCGACCTCTTTATGATGCATTACATGAAATGTTTGGCATCGAGCAAGTACAACGCTTTATGGAGCGCGGTACTATCGAGGTAGCACCATTAGCATATATGCGTGGTCGTACCTTAGAAAACGCCTTCGTTATTCTAGACGAAGCTCAAAATACGACGGCTGAGCAGATGAAGATGTTCTTAACACGTTTAGGTAACAACTCTAAAATGGTAGTCAACGGTGATAAGACACAAATTGACTTGCCACCACGTGTTGTGTCTGGTCTTGGCGAGGCTGAAAAGGTATTGCGTCATGTACCGGGGATTAATATGGTTTACTTTAGCGATCAAGACGTTGTTCGTCACGATTTAGTTGGTCGTATTGTAAAAGCTTACGATCAGTATCATGAACGTAAATTAGCTGGTGAGACTGCGGAAACTAACGCAGCATCTAAAGACCATGTAGCGAAAGGATAA
- the ybeY gene encoding rRNA maturation RNase YbeY — translation MYIHISYDEGIREDSNIEAVIRKVCDEVSRVYGLEEDEMSILLCDNAKIHELNKEYRGIDRPTDVLSFALNEGDDYEGSEEEHHLLGDMIISLERTREQAIEYGHSFERELAYLTTHSCLHILGYDHMNDEDKKEMRTEEEFILGNLGYVREDAPYNE, via the coding sequence ATGTATATACATATTAGCTATGATGAAGGAATTCGAGAGGATTCCAATATTGAGGCTGTTATACGCAAGGTCTGCGATGAAGTGAGTCGCGTATATGGTCTTGAAGAGGATGAAATGAGTATTTTGCTCTGCGATAATGCTAAGATTCACGAGCTTAACAAAGAATATCGCGGCATCGATAGACCTACCGATGTATTGTCCTTTGCCCTTAATGAAGGGGATGATTACGAAGGCAGTGAAGAGGAACATCACTTACTTGGTGATATGATTATTTCTTTAGAGCGCACTCGTGAACAGGCTATCGAATATGGACATAGCTTTGAACGAGAATTAGCGTATTTAACGACTCACAGTTGCTTACATATCTTAGGCTATGACCATATGAACGATGAAGATAAAAAAGAGATGCGTACTGAAGAAGAATTTATCTTAGGTAATCTCGGTTATGTGCGGGAGGATGCACCATATAATGAATAA
- the era gene encoding GTPase Era has product MNKNEHFKSGFVAVVGRPNVGKSTLINALIGDKIAIVSDKAQTTRNRIICVYTDEAKQIVFMDTPGVHKPKHKLGEFMVDAAIESLKETEAVLFVVAGNEKRGPGDNFIIEQLKRVKVPVFLVVNKIDTLKKEELLEAIVSYQDAYPFAGVIPISAKDKENLNEVLNVLEETLPEGPQYFPEDMITDQPERLIISDIVREKILLATRDEIPHAIAVDVDEMKTRDDGTTYIRATIYCERDSQKGIIIGKKGALLKQLGAEARVDIQKLLATKVYLDLWVKVKKDWRNKSGMLSELGYRK; this is encoded by the coding sequence ATGAATAAGAACGAACATTTTAAATCTGGCTTTGTTGCCGTTGTTGGACGCCCTAATGTTGGTAAATCTACCTTAATTAATGCCCTTATTGGTGATAAAATCGCTATCGTATCTGATAAGGCTCAAACAACGCGTAACCGTATCATCTGTGTATATACAGATGAAGCAAAACAAATCGTTTTCATGGATACGCCAGGTGTACATAAGCCAAAACATAAATTAGGTGAATTCATGGTAGATGCTGCCATTGAGTCCTTGAAAGAAACGGAAGCTGTTTTATTTGTAGTAGCAGGCAATGAAAAACGCGGCCCTGGAGATAATTTTATTATAGAGCAATTAAAACGTGTAAAAGTTCCTGTTTTCTTAGTCGTTAACAAGATTGATACTCTAAAAAAAGAGGAGCTTTTAGAAGCTATTGTGTCTTATCAAGATGCATATCCATTTGCCGGGGTTATTCCTATTTCTGCAAAGGATAAAGAGAACCTAAATGAAGTTTTAAATGTATTAGAAGAAACATTACCGGAAGGTCCACAATACTTCCCAGAGGATATGATTACGGATCAACCAGAACGTCTTATCATTTCTGATATTGTTCGTGAAAAAATCCTATTGGCTACACGTGATGAAATCCCTCATGCTATCGCTGTAGACGTAGATGAAATGAAAACACGTGATGATGGCACAACATATATCCGTGCTACTATTTACTGTGAACGAGACTCTCAAAAGGGCATTATCATCGGTAAGAAAGGTGCCTTGTTGAAACAACTTGGTGCTGAAGCCCGTGTAGATATTCAAAAACTATTGGCTACAAAGGTGTACTTAGACCTTTGGGTTAAGGTTAAAAAGGATTGGCGCAATAAATCCGGCATGTTATCTGAACTTGGTTATAGAAAATAA